One window of Streptococcus troglodytae genomic DNA carries:
- the scpB gene encoding SMC-Scp complex subunit ScpB translates to MTPLSKIEALLFVAGEDGLSLRQLATLLDMPVTALLQQLEKMAQKYESDDNSALSLLESSKTYKLVTKKEYADLLRQYSKSPINQSLSRASLEVLSIIAYKQPITRIEIDEIRGVNSSSAISKLQAFALIQEAGKKEVIGRPNLYATSDYFLDYMGINSLEELPDASSIELKDEEFILFDNKGKTEQIKEDVKEENEN, encoded by the coding sequence ATGACACCGCTGTCAAAGATAGAAGCCTTGCTATTTGTAGCTGGTGAAGATGGGTTAAGTCTGCGCCAGTTGGCAACTTTATTAGATATGCCTGTAACAGCATTGCTTCAGCAATTGGAAAAGATGGCTCAGAAATATGAAAGTGATGATAATTCTGCCTTGTCTTTATTGGAGTCTTCTAAAACTTATAAATTAGTCACTAAAAAAGAGTATGCTGACCTCTTACGGCAATATTCGAAATCACCGATTAATCAGAGCCTATCCAGAGCCAGTTTAGAAGTTCTCTCTATCATTGCTTATAAACAACCTATTACAAGAATTGAAATTGATGAGATTCGTGGAGTCAATTCTAGTAGTGCTATTTCAAAATTGCAAGCTTTTGCTTTAATACAAGAAGCTGGTAAAAAAGAAGTGATTGGCCGACCGAATTTATATGCTACTTCAGACTATTTTCTTGATTATATGGGTATTAATAGTTTGGAAGAATTGCCAGATGCTTCCAGTATTGAATTAAAAGATGAAGAATTTATACTTTTTGACAATAAAGGAAAGACAGAGCAGATAAAAGAAGATGTAAAGGAAGAAAATGAGAATTAA
- a CDS encoding pseudouridine synthase, giving the protein MRINKYIAHAGVASRRKAEELIKQGFVTLNGQAVTELATTVKTGDRVEIKGQPIYNEEKVYYLLNKPRGVISSVRDDKGRQTVIDLLPEVKERIYPVGRLDWDTSGLLILTNDGDFTDMVLHPRHEIDKVYVARVKGLANKDNLRPLTKGIVIDGKKTQPARYRIIKTDREKNRSVVELIIHEGRNHQVKKMFEAVGLMVDKLSRTRFGTLDLSGLNSGEARRLNKKEISQLYNAAVN; this is encoded by the coding sequence ATGAGAATTAATAAATACATTGCACACGCAGGAGTAGCTAGTCGTCGAAAAGCAGAAGAATTAATCAAACAAGGGTTTGTCACTCTTAATGGTCAGGCAGTAACTGAACTGGCTACTACAGTCAAAACAGGTGACCGCGTTGAAATTAAAGGACAGCCTATCTACAATGAAGAAAAAGTTTACTATCTTCTCAATAAACCACGCGGAGTGATTTCTAGTGTTCGAGATGATAAGGGCCGTCAAACGGTTATTGATTTATTACCTGAGGTTAAGGAGCGTATCTATCCTGTTGGCCGTTTGGATTGGGATACATCTGGGCTTCTCATTTTAACCAATGATGGTGATTTTACAGATATGGTGCTTCACCCACGGCATGAAATTGATAAGGTCTACGTGGCGCGTGTTAAAGGACTTGCCAACAAAGATAATCTGCGGCCTTTGACAAAAGGGATCGTTATTGATGGGAAAAAAACACAGCCTGCTCGCTATCGCATTATCAAGACGGATAGAGAAAAAAATAGATCTGTTGTGGAATTGATCATTCATGAAGGACGCAACCATCAAGTTAAAAAGATGTTTGAAGCAGTTGGTTTAATGGTTGATAAATTATCGCGTACTCGTTTTGGAACACTTGATTTATCGGGTCTCAATTCGGGAGAGGCTAGGCGCCTTAATAAAAAAGAAATCAGCCAGCTTTACAATGCTGCTGTTAATTAA
- the yidD gene encoding membrane protein insertion efficiency factor YidD produces MKKVLIAPIRFYQKFISPLFPASCRYRPTCSAYMIEAIEKHGLKGFLMGIARILRCHPFVEGGEDPVPNHFTLRRNKKKSRLNHKCLQSY; encoded by the coding sequence ATGAAAAAAGTATTGATAGCTCCGATTAGATTTTATCAAAAATTTATTTCACCTCTCTTCCCAGCTTCCTGTCGTTATCGGCCAACTTGTTCAGCCTACATGATAGAGGCAATTGAAAAACATGGTTTAAAAGGTTTCTTAATGGGGATTGCCCGTATTTTACGCTGTCATCCTTTTGTTGAGGGAGGTGAAGATCCTGTACCAAATCATTTTACCTTGCGAAGAAATAAAAAGAAAAGCCGCCTAAATCATAAATGCCTCCAAAGTTATTAA
- a CDS encoding TrkH family potassium uptake protein: protein MNKSMVRFLLSKLLLIEAALLLVPLIVAFIYQESFTIIFSILTTMAILILLGSIGIIFKPKNYHIYTKEGLLIVALCWVLWSFFGALPFIFTGQIPNIIDAFFEVSSGFTTTGATILPDVSVLSHSLLFWRSFTHLIGGMGVLVFALAIMENSKNSHLEVMRAEVPGPVFGKVVSKLKNTAQILYIIYLIMFAVFAIILWSVGMPLYDSLVTAMGTAGTGGFTVFNDGIAHYHSSLITNLVSIGMLLFGVNFNLYYLLLIRKFKTFFGDEELRTYIGIALLATLLIWLNVGGQFATAKEGLEISFFQVSTTMTTTGFGITNLTTWPLFSQFILLLLMFLGGSAGSTAGGFKVMRVLILSKIAKNQVLSSLYPNRVMSLHINQQSLDKRTQHSVLKYLAIYLLIFISLVLILTLDNNNLMIVTSAAASAFNNIGPILGTDKTFAIFSPFSKLVLSFAMIAGRLEIYPMLLLFIPKTWSKT from the coding sequence ATGAATAAAAGTATGGTACGCTTTCTCTTATCAAAATTATTGTTAATTGAAGCTGCACTTCTTCTTGTACCCTTGATTGTTGCTTTCATTTATCAAGAAAGTTTTACAATCATCTTTAGCATTTTGACCACTATGGCTATTTTAATCTTGCTTGGCAGTATTGGCATCATATTTAAGCCTAAAAATTATCACATCTATACCAAAGAAGGCTTACTTATTGTAGCCCTTTGCTGGGTACTTTGGTCTTTTTTTGGAGCACTTCCTTTTATCTTTACTGGTCAAATACCTAATATTATTGATGCTTTTTTTGAAGTTAGTTCAGGCTTTACAACAACGGGTGCCACCATTTTACCAGATGTTTCTGTTTTATCACATTCACTGCTTTTTTGGCGGAGTTTTACCCACTTAATCGGTGGAATGGGAGTACTTGTTTTTGCTCTTGCCATTATGGAAAACAGTAAAAACAGCCACTTAGAAGTTATGCGCGCAGAAGTACCTGGTCCTGTTTTTGGTAAGGTGGTCTCAAAGCTCAAAAACACTGCTCAGATCCTCTATATTATTTACCTCATTATGTTTGCTGTTTTCGCTATCATACTGTGGAGTGTTGGTATGCCTCTATATGATAGCCTTGTAACAGCAATGGGTACGGCTGGTACTGGTGGATTTACAGTTTTTAATGATGGGATTGCCCATTATCACAGTTCACTCATTACAAATCTGGTTTCTATCGGGATGTTGCTCTTTGGGGTTAATTTTAATCTCTACTATCTTCTCTTGATTCGTAAATTTAAAACCTTCTTTGGTGATGAAGAACTGCGTACTTATATTGGTATTGCTCTGCTAGCAACACTACTCATTTGGTTAAACGTCGGTGGACAGTTTGCAACAGCAAAAGAGGGGTTGGAAATTTCTTTCTTTCAAGTCTCCACTACCATGACTACAACTGGTTTTGGTATTACTAATCTCACAACTTGGCCGCTCTTTTCTCAGTTTATCTTGCTTTTACTGATGTTTCTCGGTGGTTCTGCTGGATCAACAGCAGGTGGATTCAAGGTTATGCGGGTATTGATTTTATCAAAAATCGCTAAAAATCAAGTTCTTTCCAGTCTTTACCCTAACCGTGTGATGTCACTGCATATCAATCAACAATCGCTAGATAAAAGAACACAACACAGTGTGTTGAAATATTTAGCTATCTATCTTCTTATTTTTATTAGTCTGGTTTTGATTTTAACACTTGATAATAACAACCTTATGATTGTAACCAGTGCTGCTGCCAGCGCTTTTAACAATATTGGACCTATACTTGGTACTGATAAAACCTTTGCTATCTTTAGCCCATTTTCAAAATTAGTTCTATCATTTGCTATGATTGCGGGACGTTTAGAAATTTATCCCATGTTATTGCTATTTATTCCAAAAACTTGGTCTAAAACCTAA
- the trkA gene encoding Trk system potassium transporter TrkA, protein MKIIVVGGGKVGKALCRSLVEEEHDVILIEENESVLNHVTKRLDIMGIVGNGANFRILEQADVQHCDIFIAITDKDEVNMVAAVLAKRMGAKETIVRVRNPEYSNTYFKDKNFLGFSLVVNPELLTARYIANMVDFPNARSVEHFANGRVMLMEFKIVDGSNLCQISLNQFRKRFNNIVICAIERGNELIIPDGDAVIQSGDKIFVTGKRMEMIHFHNFVKNKVIKHLMIIGAGRISYYLLNILKTTNRHLQVKVIELNPKKAELFSQEFPHIHVVQGDGTAKDILLEESAANYDAIATLTGVDEENIIASMFLETLGVQKNITKVNRTSILEIINPEQFSSIITPKSIAVDSMMHFIRGRVNAQDSNLDAMHHVANGRIETLQFEIRQTNKMAGKTLSELHFKNNVLIAAIIRNGKTIFPTGDDILEVGDKIVVITLLTNITHIYDLLKR, encoded by the coding sequence ATGAAAATTATTGTCGTTGGTGGCGGCAAGGTCGGTAAGGCTCTCTGTCGCTCACTGGTGGAAGAAGAACATGATGTTATTTTGATTGAAGAAAATGAATCCGTCCTCAATCATGTCACTAAACGTCTTGATATCATGGGAATAGTCGGTAATGGTGCTAACTTTAGAATTTTAGAACAGGCTGATGTGCAACATTGTGATATTTTTATTGCCATTACTGATAAAGATGAAGTAAACATGGTAGCTGCTGTTCTTGCTAAAAGAATGGGGGCTAAAGAAACCATTGTCCGTGTTCGTAATCCCGAATATTCTAACACCTACTTTAAAGACAAGAACTTTCTTGGTTTTTCTTTAGTAGTCAATCCTGAACTTTTGACAGCACGTTATATCGCCAATATGGTTGATTTCCCTAATGCACGATCGGTTGAACATTTTGCCAATGGTCGTGTTATGTTAATGGAATTTAAAATTGTTGACGGTAGCAACCTCTGCCAAATATCCTTGAATCAATTCCGCAAAAGATTTAATAATATTGTTATTTGCGCTATTGAGCGTGGAAATGAACTCATTATTCCTGATGGTGATGCTGTCATTCAGTCAGGGGATAAAATTTTCGTAACAGGCAAGCGTATGGAAATGATTCATTTCCATAATTTTGTTAAAAATAAAGTTATCAAACATCTAATGATTATTGGTGCAGGAAGAATCTCCTACTATTTGCTTAATATTCTCAAGACTACCAATCGTCATCTTCAAGTCAAAGTAATTGAACTTAATCCTAAAAAGGCTGAACTATTTAGTCAAGAATTTCCCCATATCCATGTCGTTCAAGGAGATGGAACTGCTAAAGATATCCTCTTGGAAGAGAGCGCTGCAAACTACGATGCTATTGCGACCTTAACTGGTGTTGATGAAGAAAATATTATTGCTTCCATGTTTTTAGAAACATTAGGTGTGCAAAAAAACATTACTAAAGTCAATCGTACTAGTATTTTAGAAATTATTAACCCTGAACAGTTTTCAAGCATTATCACTCCTAAGAGCATTGCGGTTGATTCTATGATGCATTTTATTCGCGGTCGTGTTAATGCTCAAGATTCTAATCTAGATGCTATGCACCATGTAGCAAATGGTCGTATTGAAACTTTGCAATTTGAGATTCGCCAAACCAACAAAATGGCTGGTAAAACATTATCTGAACTTCATTTTAAGAACAATGTTTTAATTGCAGCCATCATTCGCAATGGTAAAACAATTTTCCCTACTGGTGATGATATTCTTGAAGTAGGCGACAAGATTGTTGTCATTACACTTCTTACAAACATCACTCATATTTATGATTTACTAAAGAGGTAA